The following coding sequences are from one uncultured Desulfobacter sp. window:
- the sfsA gene encoding DNA/RNA nuclease SfsA, translating to MYNGYELPHLIKGKLVKRYKRFLADIELDTGEVVTAHCPNSGSMKGCARPGAEAWISQSTNPKRKLKYTWELTRIDGTFIGINTLVPNRLVKACVENDLIAELSGYSQVRSEVKTSEHTRLDLMLEDNNGKQCFVEIKNCTLVENRVARFPDAVTTRGQKHIEELVALAAKGHRAVLFFLVQRTDADTFTPAADIDPEYAKKLMQATLEGVEIIVRDVVFDMNAAPALIRLDRSLRMLDVI from the coding sequence ATGTACAACGGATATGAACTGCCGCATCTCATCAAAGGCAAACTGGTAAAACGATATAAACGCTTTCTGGCCGATATTGAACTGGACACAGGAGAGGTGGTCACAGCCCACTGTCCCAACTCAGGGTCCATGAAAGGCTGTGCCCGGCCGGGTGCAGAGGCATGGATCTCACAAAGCACCAACCCCAAGAGAAAGCTCAAATACACCTGGGAATTGACCCGGATTGACGGCACCTTCATCGGCATTAATACGCTGGTGCCCAACCGGCTGGTCAAAGCCTGTGTGGAGAATGATTTGATTGCGGAGCTTTCCGGTTACAGCCAGGTGAGGTCTGAAGTAAAAACCTCTGAACACACCCGCCTGGATCTGATGCTGGAAGACAACAACGGCAAACAGTGTTTTGTGGAAATCAAAAACTGCACCCTGGTGGAAAACCGGGTGGCCAGATTCCCGGATGCCGTGACCACCCGGGGACAAAAGCATATCGAGGAACTTGTGGCCCTGGCCGCCAAGGGCCACCGGGCTGTTCTGTTTTTCCTTGTCCAGCGCACGGATGCCGATACATTCACGCCGGCTGCGGACATCGATCCCGAATATGCAAAAAAATTGATGCAGGCTACATTAGAGGGCGTTGAAATTATTGTCCGGGATGTTGTTTTTGATATGAATGCAGCTCCGGCACTGATTCGCCTGGATCGTTCCCTAAGAATGCTCGACGTCATCTAA
- the nifU gene encoding Fe-S cluster assembly protein NifU, with translation MWNYSEKVMEHFLKPRNVGELEGANAVGETGSLNCGDALRLYLKVNENERIIDASFMTFGCASAVASSSALTEIIKGMTLDDAAKVTNDDIADYLGGLPKEKMHCSVMGQAALKKAIADFRGIQILEKHGEMICECFDVTDLEIIDAVKANGLETTEDVTHFLKAGGGCGKCLDRIEDVIQKTLETSSVAD, from the coding sequence ATGTGGAATTATTCAGAAAAAGTCATGGAGCACTTCTTGAAGCCAAGAAATGTTGGAGAGCTTGAAGGCGCCAACGCCGTTGGCGAAACAGGCTCATTGAACTGCGGCGATGCCCTGAGGCTGTACCTGAAGGTAAACGAAAATGAAAGAATCATTGACGCATCTTTTATGACGTTTGGCTGTGCGTCCGCCGTGGCCTCCTCTTCGGCGTTAACCGAAATAATCAAGGGCATGACCCTGGACGATGCCGCCAAAGTGACCAATGACGACATTGCCGATTACCTGGGCGGGCTGCCCAAAGAAAAGATGCACTGTTCGGTCATGGGACAGGCTGCCCTTAAAAAAGCCATTGCCGATTTCCGCGGGATTCAGATCCTTGAAAAACATGGAGAAATGATATGCGAATGCTTTGATGTCACGGATCTTGAAATTATTGATGCCGTTAAAGCCAACGGCCTTGAGACCACCGAGGATGTCACCCATTTTCTTAAAGCAGGCGGCGGTTGCGGCAAATGCCTGGACAGAATTGAAGATGTCATCCAAAAAACCCTGGAAACATCCTCGGTAGCGGATTGA
- the nifS gene encoding cysteine desulfurase NifS has translation MIYTDNNATTRVADEVIEEMLPYLGQFYGNPSSMYGFAETVGTKVQQARAKVADLINADPDEIIFTSCGTESDNAAINAALNTFPQKKHIITTAVEHPAIRSLCLHLEEKKGYKVTFVPVDKKGRLDLDTLYGAMSEDTAVVSVMWANNETGVIFPIADIAKKAKDKGIWFHTDAVQATGKIPIDVKAAGVDMLSLSGHKIHAPKGIGVLYVKQGIKFPPFLVGGHQEKGRRGGTENTAAIIALGKACELAKDHIPLMDTQVRELRDYLETQLLNAIAATSVNGDRENRLPNTLSIGFDAVEGESILMLMNQAGICASSGSACTSGSLDPSHVLMAMEVPFKSAHGTIRFSLSHYNTKAEMDTIVETLVPAIDRLRQMSPFWKDGKVV, from the coding sequence ATGATCTACACCGACAATAACGCCACCACCCGGGTGGCCGACGAAGTGATCGAAGAGATGCTGCCTTATTTAGGACAATTTTACGGCAACCCGTCTTCAATGTATGGGTTTGCCGAAACCGTAGGTACAAAAGTCCAGCAGGCCCGGGCAAAGGTGGCCGACCTGATCAATGCAGACCCTGACGAGATCATTTTTACATCCTGCGGCACAGAAAGCGACAATGCAGCCATTAACGCGGCCCTCAACACATTCCCGCAAAAAAAACACATCATCACCACAGCGGTTGAACATCCGGCCATCAGGAGTCTTTGCCTCCACTTAGAGGAAAAAAAAGGATACAAAGTAACCTTTGTCCCGGTGGACAAAAAGGGGCGGCTTGATCTTGATACCCTGTATGGAGCCATGTCCGAAGATACCGCTGTTGTCTCGGTCATGTGGGCGAACAATGAAACCGGCGTGATCTTTCCCATTGCAGACATTGCAAAAAAAGCAAAGGATAAAGGCATCTGGTTTCATACGGATGCGGTCCAGGCCACGGGCAAAATACCCATTGACGTAAAGGCTGCCGGTGTGGATATGCTCTCTCTATCAGGACATAAAATTCATGCCCCCAAGGGGATCGGTGTGCTCTATGTTAAACAAGGGATCAAATTTCCGCCCTTTCTGGTTGGCGGTCACCAGGAAAAGGGACGCAGGGGTGGCACGGAAAACACAGCCGCCATCATCGCCCTGGGCAAGGCCTGTGAACTGGCAAAGGACCATATTCCCCTGATGGATACCCAGGTTCGAGAACTCCGCGATTATCTTGAGACACAGCTTTTAAATGCCATTGCCGCAACTTCCGTGAACGGTGACAGGGAAAACCGCCTGCCAAACACCTTATCCATCGGATTTGATGCCGTTGAGGGAGAATCCATCCTCATGCTGATGAACCAGGCCGGCATATGCGCATCTTCGGGATCGGCTTGCACGTCGGGTTCCCTGGATCCGTCCCATGTACTCATGGCCATGGAGGTGCCCTTTAAATCCGCCCACGGCACCATTCGGTTTTCATTGTCCCACTATAATACCAAAGCAGAAATGGACACCATTGTGGAAACCCTGGTCCCAGCCATAGACAGACTGCGGCAGATGTCACCATTCTGGAAAGACGGAAAAGTGGTGTAA
- a CDS encoding acetoacetate--CoA ligase, whose amino-acid sequence MSQCLWAPAPERRTSSNMYRFMQRLNRSRGLALEGYQDLYTWSVNHISDFWEEVWKETGIHYSKSYTRVVDDAAKMPGAKWFEGARLNFAENLLRYRDSHTALIFIGEDKIRRTMSYAERYQQTASVAAALRERGVVPGDRVAGFMPNMPETIIFMLAATSIGAVWSSCSPDFGIKGVLDRFGQIQPKALVAADGYFFKGKSLSCLERLASITAQIPSLEALVVVPYISDSPDISGVPKAVRYNDFCVKNPDMQFEQLAFDHPLYIMFSSGTTGPPKCMVQSAGGVLIQQMKELMLHTDLKREDTLFYFTTCGWMMWNWLTCGLSLGATLVLFDGNPFYPRPEALWRMAQEEKITIFGTSPGYLAALRNAGVYPGRKFDLSNLRTLLSTGSVLSAEDFSFIYEKISNDVQLASISGGSDLNGCFALGNPLDPVYAGELQCLGLGMKVAAYDPAGTPQIGKKGELVCEKAFPSMPLMFWGDEDGSRYQSAYFDQYPGVWAHGDFIEITGQGRVIIYGRSDATLNPGGVRIGTAEIYRCLEQMPEIEDAVVVGQDWKNDVRVILFVKLVDGVPLTDELTEGICEQIRSKISPRHVPAKILPVPEIPYTLNMKKVELAVRNVIRGRPVKNTDALKNPDALDFFKNRPELTQ is encoded by the coding sequence ATGTCGCAATGTTTATGGGCCCCTGCCCCCGAACGCCGGACAAGCTCAAACATGTATCGATTTATGCAGCGGCTAAACCGTTCCCGGGGATTGGCTCTGGAAGGATATCAGGATCTGTACACCTGGTCGGTGAATCATATATCCGATTTCTGGGAAGAGGTGTGGAAAGAGACCGGGATTCATTATTCAAAATCTTACACCCGGGTGGTGGATGACGCGGCAAAAATGCCCGGGGCCAAATGGTTTGAAGGTGCACGGCTCAATTTTGCAGAAAACCTGCTCCGGTACCGGGACAGCCACACGGCGCTGATTTTTATCGGCGAAGATAAAATCCGGCGGACCATGAGCTATGCCGAGCGTTACCAACAGACGGCATCGGTGGCGGCCGCCTTAAGAGAGAGGGGCGTGGTGCCCGGTGACCGGGTGGCAGGTTTCATGCCCAACATGCCTGAAACCATTATTTTCATGCTGGCGGCCACCAGTATCGGCGCAGTGTGGTCATCGTGCTCACCGGACTTCGGCATCAAGGGCGTTCTGGACCGGTTCGGACAAATTCAGCCCAAAGCGCTGGTGGCCGCTGACGGCTACTTTTTCAAGGGCAAATCGTTGTCGTGCCTGGAACGGCTTGCCAGTATCACGGCACAGATCCCAAGCCTTGAAGCCCTGGTAGTGGTTCCCTATATCAGCGATTCTCCGGATATTTCAGGGGTGCCCAAGGCCGTGCGTTACAATGATTTCTGCGTAAAAAATCCTGACATGCAGTTTGAACAACTTGCCTTTGACCACCCCCTTTACATCATGTTCTCCTCGGGTACCACCGGGCCTCCCAAATGCATGGTACAAAGTGCCGGCGGGGTGCTGATCCAGCAGATGAAAGAATTGATGCTTCACACCGACCTGAAACGGGAGGACACCCTGTTCTACTTCACCACCTGCGGGTGGATGATGTGGAACTGGCTGACCTGCGGCCTGTCCCTGGGTGCCACACTGGTTCTTTTCGACGGCAACCCGTTTTACCCAAGGCCCGAAGCCTTGTGGCGCATGGCCCAAGAGGAAAAAATCACCATATTCGGTACATCCCCCGGGTATCTCGCGGCATTGCGAAATGCCGGTGTTTATCCTGGCCGGAAATTTGACCTGTCCAACCTACGCACCCTGCTCTCCACGGGTTCAGTCCTGTCTGCTGAAGATTTTTCCTTTATCTACGAAAAAATATCGAATGACGTCCAGCTCGCTTCCATCTCCGGCGGGTCGGACCTTAACGGTTGCTTTGCCCTGGGCAATCCCCTGGACCCGGTATATGCAGGTGAACTCCAATGCCTGGGGCTTGGTATGAAGGTCGCCGCTTACGATCCGGCCGGAACACCCCAAATCGGCAAAAAAGGTGAACTGGTTTGCGAAAAGGCATTCCCGTCCATGCCGCTGATGTTCTGGGGAGATGAAGACGGATCCCGTTACCAATCGGCGTATTTTGATCAATATCCAGGTGTCTGGGCCCATGGGGACTTCATTGAAATTACCGGACAGGGGCGCGTGATCATCTACGGCCGGTCGGATGCCACGCTAAATCCGGGCGGGGTGCGCATCGGTACGGCGGAAATCTACCGATGCCTTGAGCAGATGCCGGAAATTGAGGATGCCGTGGTGGTGGGCCAGGACTGGAAAAATGATGTGCGGGTGATTCTGTTTGTCAAATTGGTCGACGGTGTTCCGTTAACAGATGAACTGACTGAGGGCATCTGCGAACAGATCCGCAGCAAAATCTCGCCCAGACATGTACCGGCCAAGATTCTGCCCGTACCGGAGATTCCCTATACCCTGAACATGAAAAAGGTGGAACTGGCCGTAAGAAATGTCATCCGCGGCCGTCCGGTAAAAAACACAGATGCATTGAAAAATCCCGATGCCCTGGACTTTTTCAAAAACCGACCCGAATTAACCCAATAA
- a CDS encoding DsrE family protein: protein MANFLFVLSKDNNESATRCFQFAKIAHSKGHHVDMFFIDSGVMWANKDRDLSIKTDTGDCPADYLPYLVENEVTTGICTPCAKNRGLDEAGFFTNMQLDGGPHLIDMAAEAKVFNF from the coding sequence ATGGCTAATTTTTTGTTTGTACTCAGCAAGGATAATAATGAGTCTGCCACAAGATGTTTCCAGTTTGCGAAAATCGCGCATTCCAAAGGGCATCATGTGGATATGTTTTTCATCGACAGTGGCGTCATGTGGGCCAATAAGGACAGGGATCTGAGCATCAAAACGGACACGGGTGACTGCCCGGCAGATTACCTGCCCTATCTGGTGGAAAATGAAGTCACCACAGGGATCTGTACCCCGTGCGCGAAAAACCGTGGTCTTGATGAAGCCGGTTTCTTCACCAATATGCAGCTGGACGGCGGCCCCCATTTAATTGATATGGCAGCCGAAGCAAAGGTCTTTAATTTTTAG
- a CDS encoding response regulator has protein sequence MKPEQILVVDDERRIVDSIAKCLTEEGFRVFCANDGLQAVAMFEKRKYDLVLMDLSMPGMDGFDAMARMLEMNPEVLVIIMTGFASVASAVSALRQGAWDYLKKPFEFAELIKTVKNGIAQRHLIAEKKFYAARLEASEKKYQCMVDNSPDLIFTLDGNFCISFANKQFEPLLGYLPQDLKGKPFDEILHKDDRGKLSRLFQTDAPPTQTPSPGCSIALNLRFKKAGAEENKYDPYAAFASMEMRAAVFIPPDMESAHDFQGIYAVARDVTDRIRLEAQLRQAQKMEAIGTFASGIAHDFNNILMGIQGYASLVKIGFHHDSEEYKRLANIDDYVHNGAEMTRQLLDFSRKNSQRAAATTLNINYMLKTSAKMFARTRKDIIIRQELDKDLWPIMVDEIQINQVLMNLFVNAWHAMPKGGRIMVKSKNVVIENEQAQKFGLDQAGDYIKICVADTGTGMDKETLSRIFDPFFTTKGRGQGTGLGLSTAYGIIKAHKGAFQVKSAPGKGSIFMFFLPAVKERAPKDNFQPSAANKGRLISGKGRVLLVDDEKEVIEVCKEMLEALGYEVLVAAAGAQAVSVVKNDVKGIDLMILDVVMPGMDGVQTYDAVRLLKPDLRVLVCSGLAPKEDIRQMIENGCRDFLLKPFDIAKLSEKIESVFSA, from the coding sequence ATGAAACCAGAACAAATTCTTGTTGTTGATGACGAACGGCGAATTGTGGACAGCATTGCTAAATGCCTGACCGAAGAAGGATTTCGCGTCTTTTGTGCCAATGACGGCCTGCAGGCGGTCGCCATGTTCGAGAAACGCAAATATGACTTGGTGTTGATGGATCTTTCCATGCCGGGTATGGATGGATTTGACGCCATGGCCAGGATGCTTGAGATGAATCCCGAAGTACTTGTCATTATCATGACCGGATTCGCCTCCGTGGCATCTGCGGTCTCCGCCCTGAGACAGGGCGCCTGGGACTATCTGAAAAAGCCCTTTGAATTTGCGGAATTGATTAAAACCGTTAAAAACGGCATTGCCCAGCGGCACCTGATTGCTGAAAAAAAATTTTACGCCGCCCGCCTGGAGGCCTCTGAAAAAAAATATCAATGCATGGTTGATAATTCACCGGATCTGATTTTCACCCTGGACGGCAATTTTTGTATCTCTTTTGCCAATAAACAGTTTGAACCCCTTCTGGGGTATTTGCCCCAGGACCTGAAAGGCAAACCCTTTGACGAAATTCTCCACAAGGATGACCGCGGCAAACTGTCCCGGCTGTTCCAGACCGACGCGCCCCCCACGCAAACCCCGTCGCCGGGCTGCAGCATTGCCTTGAACCTGCGTTTCAAAAAAGCCGGGGCCGAGGAAAACAAATATGATCCTTACGCCGCCTTTGCATCCATGGAGATGAGGGCTGCGGTTTTCATCCCCCCGGATATGGAATCGGCCCATGATTTCCAGGGTATTTATGCCGTGGCCAGGGATGTCACCGATCGCATACGGCTTGAGGCCCAGCTTCGCCAGGCCCAGAAGATGGAAGCCATCGGCACCTTTGCCAGCGGCATTGCCCATGATTTTAATAATATTCTCATGGGCATACAAGGATATGCCTCCCTGGTTAAAATCGGATTTCACCACGACTCGGAGGAATACAAACGACTGGCCAACATTGATGATTATGTCCACAACGGTGCCGAAATGACCCGTCAGCTTCTGGATTTTTCAAGGAAAAACAGTCAACGGGCCGCCGCCACCACCCTGAACATCAACTATATGCTGAAAACCTCGGCCAAAATGTTCGCCCGAACCAGAAAAGATATCATCATCCGTCAGGAACTGGATAAAGATCTTTGGCCCATCATGGTGGATGAAATTCAGATCAATCAGGTGCTGATGAACCTGTTTGTCAATGCGTGGCATGCCATGCCCAAGGGCGGCCGGATTATGGTCAAATCTAAAAATGTCGTCATAGAAAACGAGCAGGCCCAAAAATTCGGCCTTGACCAGGCCGGAGATTATATCAAGATCTGTGTGGCAGACACCGGTACAGGCATGGACAAGGAGACCCTTTCCCGCATATTTGATCCTTTTTTTACCACCAAAGGCCGGGGACAGGGAACCGGTCTGGGGCTCTCCACAGCATACGGTATAATCAAAGCCCACAAGGGCGCATTTCAAGTCAAAAGCGCTCCGGGCAAGGGCAGTATCTTCATGTTTTTCCTGCCCGCCGTAAAGGAACGGGCACCCAAAGACAACTTCCAGCCTTCGGCGGCCAACAAAGGCCGCCTTATTTCAGGCAAGGGCCGGGTGCTTTTGGTGGATGATGAAAAAGAGGTGATCGAAGTCTGCAAAGAGATGCTCGAAGCCCTTGGCTACGAGGTGCTTGTTGCCGCAGCCGGTGCCCAGGCCGTATCCGTGGTGAAAAATGATGTCAAAGGCATTGACCTGATGATTTTAGATGTGGTTATGCCCGGCATGGACGGGGTTCAGACCTATGATGCCGTGCGGCTTCTGAAGCCGGACCTCCGGGTTCTGGTCTGCTCCGGGCTTGCGCCCAAAGAAGATATCCGGCAGATGATCGAAAACGGGTGCAGGGACTTTTTGTTGAAACCCTTTGACATTGCCAAGCTGTCTGAAAAAATTGAATCGGTTTTTAGTGCGTAA